ggaaaggattttcataaagaGATGTCTGCGACATTGTCTGAGAGTCATGTCAGGTCTACAGGATGTGCCCCTGAATCACTCAACCAATCAGGGAGCCAAGCTGAACATAAACCAGCTCAAACTTTTACAGTTTgagatgtatttttttattctcaATCCAGCAGTGCTGTTGTTTGCCTCAGCAGAAACTGGAGCAGCTGCTACAGAACCCAAAACTCTATTATTTTATGAAGCCCCCTCCACAGAGCattgcagaggcagcagctcagaaTTAATAAATGCTTTGACACATTTGGCCTGTGCACCAGAACTAAGCTTGTCCATGGTGGGGGAGACCTGCTGCTAACTCAGGAAGCTCATGAGATGTGATGCATGGTGGCAGAGAGAAAATGGCCTTGCACCAGTCATTCCCAGAGCCTGGCTAGCTTATTAATCCCAGAGCAAAGGGAAAATTGTCTGAGCTTGATCTGAGGCTATGAGAGCCTTCATGGGGAAAGCAGTGACTGGATGGAGCTTTCTTTGGTGTATCAATGATGGGGATTTCTGCTGTATTATGAAGATTAGGTttttccagggctggggaagctCCAGCCATGCCAAGCTGCTGtcgtcctgcagcagctcacacaaGGATAACCACAGCAGTGAGTTACTGCCAGCTGCTGTGGGATTTGTTCCTTGGGGTGTCCAAAGCCTCACTCCTATGCTTTGCAAGGCTTGGGGAGGCACAGCTCTTGGACAACACCCCTGTAGAGAGGTCTATAGTATGAATGAGGAATCCAAGGGCTGGGACCAAATCCAGGAGGTTGCATCAACCCTCAGGTCCCCAGTgactgcaggcagagctgggttgCTCCATGACTTGTTTCCCCTGCAGAGGACATTGGTTTGCTAGGGGCACTTTCAGATGAGCAAGGGGTGTCTCACCCACAGAGGCCACGTGGAGAGTCATGGTGTCTCTGCCCTGCCAGACACAGGGCGGAGGAGTCTGTGGTGTGCTGTGTGTTAATTCCTTTTTCCAAAAACCCAGCAGTCATCTGGAGAAACAGGACAGAGCCCTGCTCAAACTGCAGCCTGCAGACCTTGAGAGAGAGACTACCCTTCCAGACTGCTAAGAGTGAGTGTGTCCAGCAGCCACCTCGAGGCTTCCTGCCCCATTTTGGTTACCATATCCATCACTTCCAAAATATCacaggcagcagcctgggatTGTTTACAAACAGTGGATTGAGGTCAGCGTCAATCAGAAGAGAAATCCAACCCAGCCAGCTGGGGGCCAGCTCTTAGAATTTTACTTCTCTCAGAGGGGAAGcctgagcagcccaggttggAGGTGGCCTCCTGCTTCATCTAACCAGCACTGTGGTGTGGCACTATCCAAGCACAGCATCTCAAATTCCAGCAACACTTTTACAATGAGCAGGCTGTGTATTCTCTGTATTTAAACACctcttttaacaaaaaaaatgccttttcaCTTAAAAAAGCATCTTCTTGGTCAGTGCTTTTCACAGGTTTTGAAAATCTCCTTGGGtttttctcaggaggaaaagaaaaaattgaagCGTTTTTGTAATGTTGgggttttccctcttttcctccgCTCTTTTAagttctccttttcctcctctcggcgaaaaactggaaaatgaaTCATGTCCCCGTGTGGGAGCTTTAACAAAACGTTTCATTTTTATCCCCCTTCCTTTTCTGCTGTCagccctcctctccctgcaacCTCCCCGAGCCGGCAGCGTCGCAATCTGTCACGCGGACAGCCCAAGCTGCATCTCACCCCACTGTCTGCTGAGAGGGTCAGGAGGGGCAGATCACTTAACACTACACCTGTTTTATGAATAATAATACAGACAGTTTCCCTGGGTTCCTGGGAGGACGTTTTCCCACCAGGATAAGCGCTGCATATTGAACAAATTAATGTCTTTAACTCGTTTGACTCTGGTTAGCTCGGCTGCAATGGGGAGCTCCagcaggagaaagagcaggaaagaGCAGGCAAGCCTTTGAGGGTGGTTTGTTAGAGGGTCTTGTTCTTTCCTTCCCTGCAAGTTTCACTCGTGGAAGTGGGAGATTATAAATTTTGGGGTTGGTGAGGTTGTTTTCAGAGGAGAAatatggaggggaaaaaaaaagaatgggaCACGTGAAGCTtcaggaaaatcaggaaaatggaAAGTTTTCCACGAGCACACAAGGTCTGTGTCACTTCAAAATGTTCCACCTGGATCAAAATGAAACACTTTTGTTCTTCTGTCAGTGGCTAGACTAGCTcagaaaagaaaacaccaaactaaccaaccaaccaacaccAGACAACCACCCTCTCACACATTAAAAACTTACTTTAAATATTACTTTAGAACTTCAAACAATTCCAAGAGTTTCTCTTTAAGATGGTGGAATGAAATGCTTTGATTCACAGCAGCAAGTTTCTCTTGGTCATTCCTTGGCAGGAACAAGAAGGAGCAATACCCGTCTTCTCTCAGCCAGAGGACCGTGTCCATCAGCACAAGCAGAGATATCCCAAGGGACATTCCTGCCCTGATTTGGGCAGCCCAAAAGTGTCAGGAGGAACCCTCAGCCCCACCCCAAGCTGGACCTGTGACCACAGCAAAAGAAGACACTGCTCTTCCACTCCAATCAGTGCCTCACTCgtaatattttatttgttttgttgacTTTTATtgagaatgaaaaaataatttaaagcaaTTATCTGTACAGGGGGGCAGGGGGGTGGTTAGCTGGGTAGAGGATCTGTGACCCCCCCAGACAGGCCAGGGAGGGCTTGAGGGGGTGATTTACAGCTGTCCAAAACCACGACAATCCCACCAAGGAGGAGCGGAGGGCCAAGGACATCTCTGGAGCTGGCTCAGAGCACAGGGgcaggaggctctgcaggggcacagggggccAGGCTCTGGCCAGACAGACCCTCAAGTGACCTGCAGGGGTGTCTCCAGCATCTCCATGAGGAAGGTGTCGATGGGGGTGTCTCCAATCAGCTTGAAGAAgaagaggtgctccaggcacttCAGCCCGATGGAGCGCAGTGCCGGCAGGCGCAGGAGTAGCTTGGCAAACCTGGGAAAGAGCAGAGTCTGAGGCACAAGGGAGCCACTGGCTGCCCTCTCCCACCCATTTCCAAGCCTGCACCAGCCCAGATTCTCCCCAAAAAATGCTTTTGGGGCATTCTCAGACTTAGATTTTCTTAAGCTTTCAATATAAGCATTTGTCGCCTCGTGTGGAGGGAATATGTACCTTTCCAAAACAGAATGTGGCATTTTTAAAACTTaaacaaaaaagaagataaatccAGATTTGAACATCTTAACATGACCTATAACTCCATGGTATCATTTAAATCTATCTTCAAAAACTCCCCAGGCTATCAGAGTGTGTGCAGCCCCCCAGCTGCCAGCCACTGCCTCTGGTTTGGAGGCACGGCTGGAAGGGGGTGTAGCTGGCAGCCTGGTCCCTGTtccccctgcccagagcccactGGCAGTGTCTGTGGTGACAGCCAGAGCAAAAACCAGCAGAGGATTCCGCGGGCACCGACCCAGCTGCCGGCGCTTCAAGAGCTTGGCCAGCAGAGGGTAGGATTGGATTAGAAAGCAACAAAATTCCAGCTCCACAGCACCCTCAAGGCTGGGGATTTGGGCACTGTGGTTcaggcagagccagcacaggcaggctcCTCTCTGCAGGGTGGGAATCACGCTGCCCTGCCGGGGGCACTCACCGCCCTGGCTGCTCGGGGTACTTCTGCTTCGTGTAGGCTTCCAGCGTGGCATAGACCTTCTCCCGCAGGGATTCCACTTCTGAGGGGCTGGACAAACCCTTGGCATCTGGTCAGGGGAGGAAATACAGCTGGGGAAAAGGTCTCTGCAGAGGGGGGTCTTTGCACTGTGTGCACAGGCAGGAGAGGAATGGGACAAATCTTGGgtctgctgggagctgtccctgcccattgcaGCAGGGGTGGAATGATGTGGTCCTTGAGgaaccttccaacccaaagcatgaAATCTGTCTGCAGCCTTGATGCTCAGTGTCACAGCGACCTGCTGTGGCCCAGAGGGAGTGCTTGTCACCTGGGACTGTCCCCAGCCTCGGGCTTACCTGGGTTAAACAGGACAATGGCTCGCAGGCACCCCAGCTCCGACTTATCCATCTGCATGTCTTTCATTTTGGACACCAGCTCTGTCAAAACCCTGCATGTGGGGGACATGGGTGAGCAGGCAGTTAGAGACCAGTTTCTCCACTGAAAAAAAGGCACTGGGAATACCCTCAATTCTTCTCTGCAGGAAGAGAGGCATCTTTGAGGCACAGCCATGCCCCACATTGCTGTTCTACAAGTGCATCAGCAACATCCTGAGCATCAAATTTGCTCCTGTTCTCACTTTGTTCAGCACACAGCACTCCCAATTTGCACTCTCTCAAGGAAAACCACATGGGTTTTCTCCACTTTTTACTGTGTGGTGCAAAACATGGGCACTGTCCTTACATGTGCCAGGTGTGAAGGAGTGGTGAGGCAGTGTCctgccaggcagggagcaggcacGGCAGGGACAATATCCATGCACTTGTTACACAAGCAAGTTGGGGTTTGAGGCTTTGCCATCTAAAGCTCTTGGTGAGCAATATTAGGCCTAGATACAGCCACAGCAAACTCTCTAGACATAAGCATTCCTCCCCCTGCACACCCAACCCAAcatctgcttctgcagctgcaAATCCCTTCCCACTGTGCTTTCACCCCATTCTTGTTTTTTTAAGTCAGTCAAACATCCCCTGCTCATTCCAAGCCACTCCTGCCCCAAACCACAAAGGCTTTGCTCCAGTTCCCTTTAAGGACATGTTTCCCACTCAGAGGGGAaggcagagccagcctggccagccctgctggggggTGGCAGCCACGTACCTGTCAAAGATGGAGCCCACGCCGGCGCTGTGGGCGCTGCTGCGGTGCACGTGCAGGCCCGTGGCCAGCAGGATCCCATCCTGCACCGACACAGAGCGATGGGAGAAGGAGGCAATGAGCAGCTCATTCCAGCCTGCAAgcacaggagggcaggacatgtCAGGCAGTCTGGCCAAAAAGCAGTTCcagacagagcagcagagctggtttCTACCTGCTGGCTTTGGACTGAACTCAGGGGAGAGTTGGCACCCCAGGTACCAGTGCATCCCTTGCAAGAGGTGGGAAATCCCttggaaatatctgggaaatgctctcaggcacatggtgtgatacTTGGGGTTgttctgggcagggacaggagttgGACTTTGATGATTCTTGCAGGTTCTTACCAGCTCAGGATATCTTATGATTTGATGACCCTGACTAGCAGTAagcaaggagcagaaactgGCTCAAAGGGAATGAGCAGAAACTGGCTCAAAGggaaaacaattaaaattataaaaaagaaaagaggaaaaatattctgtgttttcttcctaaaaaaaaccacattccTAGCAACTCCAATCTCTTTACAAACAACAGATTTACTGCCCCATCCACAGCCTCTGCCAACCCCTCATCGTGTCTCAGAATGGGACATGGAGGAATGGATTGGCTCAGGATTGCACATTCaccacccagcctggctggctctcccacagcccagagaagggacagggacagcagggacagcacaggtgGGGACATTACCTGCCCGGAGGAGAATGACTTGGTCTTCCAGCGTCAGGTCGGAGAAGTGGGGGATGCGCTTGGCCCACTCGACCAGAGTGAAGAGCTGCTTGTCAGCAGCGTGGCAGATGTTGGTGACAGGGTCATTTGTCTAACAGAGAGGGGTaccaaaaggaaaagagcagagaaaaagaGGAGAATTCATCAGTGGAAAGTCTCTGATAATCGCAATTGAGTTACCGATACTCAATGCCACAAGGACAACATCCAAACTGCCAATAATCTCAGGTGGGTGCTGTTGAGGAGAGCAGGAATTTTTTAccactgtcccctctgcagccagCCAAGTCAGCTTGATGCCTTGGAGTGGCGACCTAGATCAGAGGCTAGACCAGATTAAGAGGCTAAAAACAGGTATTTATTGAAGGTCTTCAATTGGAACACCTTGGGCAGTCAAAAGaggggctacacccaagatggacaaTGCTAAGTTTTTCAGACAAttataagtttggtccattCACATATCAGGGGTTAAtcctccaattacagcttcaggtaatgaagtcatattcccccagtttgctccccccaatTCACTTTTATTTATActttttggggcctgaggctgtaGGGTGTCCTTGAGTTTCAGGCCCAGAGGGATTGTTTGTCTGACCAAAATGTGAAGACAGCAGCGGACACTCTATATGGAGTTTAGAGTTATACACCAGAGCAGTACAagatttgaaaaatataaaagctaaatgCCTTAGGGCATCAAGCTGGTTGctagatttttctgtttgcttgttACCCTTTGCAAAGCAAGTCCCTCATGGCTGGCTCCAgtcctgctccccagggcaTATCCAAAAGCCAGGGAGCAGCCCCCGAACAGGCATGAGCACCAGTTCCATCCAAACCAGCAAAACCACAGCAGTAAACCTGCTGTGTTCATCTCCACCCCAGCCAGGGGCAGACAAAGAAGTGTTCAGGGCTATGCATGTGTGAAAGccagcacagggctcaggcTCTCCAGCATCTATTTCAGTGAGGAGATTCCTCATGGAAACTAAAAGAgactggggaaaaaatgcttgGAAAATAACATATAGTTGTCATTTAGAGTATCTCCAAAAGAGAAACTGTTGGTGATTTTTAGGTGCTGTGGAGCAAAACCCCCTTGTACAATGCTTGCTGTTCACGTGACACTGGTCTGTTCAAATCCCAGCTCCAATCTctggctgcaggtgctgccagggGCTCTTACCGAGCTCTCTGTGCCCATGTCACTGTAGGCCTCTGTTTTGGGCTCCACTGCCAGCTCAGCTTCCAGGATCCTCTCCACGGGCATGTCCTCACTGCCACTGCTCGTGGACTCGGCCTCGGTCTCACTgcgctccctgctcctctgcctctcctcctgCACAGCTGTGGGACACAAACACGGCTCTCTACAGCCACAGCAACGCTCCTCTGCTCACAGGGGGTCCCCACAGGTGGGATGGAAACCCCCTCAAGCAGGAGACAGCAGAAAATAATATCATTCACATGCTCTTAAAAAATTCCTCcacccagggtttttctcctgggaagctgaaaggcagcgagagaggcctcagagaaatggaaaacaattcttatctcatttgtttctcctgtgttttgctcatgtggaatgtgtttggagactgtttacccacaggtgattgttccattgggtTCTGGTGTgggttgttttcactctttggccaattgggaccaagctgtgttgggactctggaaagagtcacaagctTTCATTAtaatctttttagcattctgtaagtatcccttctgtattctttagtatggtactgtattctttaatataatatagtataataaagtaataaattagcctcctgagaacatggagtcagatgaatcattctctcccctcatcAGTGAACCTGCATTTTATAATAAATGAGTATTTCAGATGTACACCCATTAAAATGGCTGCTCCCACATCAAAAACTCTGTTGCTGCACACCACTAGCCTCCAAATTTGACCAAAGATTGTGATTTCCAAAGTATGAAGCTCCAGAACAGAGGGAAGATGAGTTGATGCCTCCAGGTGGCAGTCTGGACTCGGCTGTCACTGGGCGCTGGAGGAGGCAGCACTCACAGCACTCCTGCACTCACAGACAGGTTTTTGTGCTCTCAGCATGCTTCCAACAATCCCAGAATGCTTCCAACAatcccacagcagccagagcaTCCAGCAGCAGGGCTAGACAGTCCCCAAACCCCAGCTGGATTCACACCTGCTGCTTGTCTCATTCCTGAGCAAAATCCtacccagcctggcccagccctggcatCACCTCTCCCTCCACCACCTCTCTTCCTGATCCTCCCCACGAGAAAATTCCCTCTACATCAGTACCCCAACACCTTCactcccttctcccctctgtATGTTTTCTAAAGAAGACACAGAAGATGAAATTCTCTCCAAAGCTCAGTTTCTAATTCCCAGGACGTGTGTAAGAGAGGTCAGTGTAGGACCTATGTAATTTGTGCGCAACAAAAGTCctggtacttttttttttttttaagaaatccCAAAGGGAAATACAACAATCCTGCTTAAGAAGTGACCAGCAGGCATTATATTTGTCTAGTTCACTGCTGGGGTGAAGTGGCAGCACCCAAGGAGATGGATCAAGGTGGGCATCCAGCCTGGTGCTTGTGAGGGAGGGCAACACAGGACAGAAGTATATGCCAGCCTGCTGGGGGGGAATATTTGTGCAGAAAAAGCCATGCAAGTGTTTCTGAAGTCACCAAAATCTTACTGGAATAAAGAACATGGCAAGGAAATACCAGTTCCATCACTCAGCCCCTGAACTCAAGCTGCACTCTGTCCCCAGTTTCTGCAGCTCCCAAAAAGCCCCTGTGATTGCTGCAGCCAAACTCTCACAGGATCCACCAGGTTCCTGGGGTTTAAATTTTCACTCTCTGCAAAAGGAAGTTGTGCTAACACCCTGGTCCTCTGAACCACTTTGCACCTGGCTGGAAGAGGGAGCTATGCCTGGGATTAAGTTTTTGATTCCAGCCTGGCATTGTGCAGTCCCCTGCTGCCCTGTGAGTTTGAGGCAGCACAGCTTTGGTGATGCTGCAGGACGAGAATCAGCTCATGCCCAGTGTTacagctgcttccctgggcagctctgctacTTTATCTTAGAAAAAAAGGAGCTTAAATGCTCCTGTGTTGGTTGTCACTTCCTGACCTTGCATCTGTTAGGATAATTTGGGAGACAATCCAGCTCAGCAGGTGAATGGAAATGACAGAGAACTATAAAATGAGAGACAGAAATAAATCATTCACCCTAATCCTCCAGTACAAGAATTAGGTGGTGACAAATGAAGtcagcaaattaaaaacaaaaaaatgaaaattgctCTTCACAAAGGAGGCAAGAAGTCTGCAAGACCCCTCACTGCTAGGTCCCAGCAGAAGTTTACAGGTTTCCAAGGGGTCCAAGCCACTAAGAGTCACTAACTAGAGGCAAGGTTGGGTCAGGATCAGTTAAAAGCTTCGATACTCACCTATGTATGTGATTAGGTGAGAAGAAAAATACACTGTAACAGCTTCCCCATCAGTCTCTTCCCTTATTAGCCCTTATTAGGAAAAAAGCCTTCAcagaaggaagaattttttgCACCCTGTCCAACACGGGAACAGGCTGCTTAGGGAGGTGGCAGAGTCACCATCCCAGAGGTATCTAAAGGACA
The genomic region above belongs to Zonotrichia albicollis isolate bZonAlb1 chromosome 8, bZonAlb1.hap1, whole genome shotgun sequence and contains:
- the RXRG gene encoding retinoic acid receptor RXR-gamma isoform X2, producing the protein MVETAEEPGHRLEMQPGMQAPYSLETGSFPHFYSPVHASSPSVSLSSGSPVVEGPPSFLEPPGSAARALPAPMSALGSPYRVIASSLGSHPVALSSAPGVNFVAHASPQLNVLNNVSSSEDVKPLPGLPGMGNMNYPSTSPGSLAKHICAICGDRSSGKHYGVYSCEGCKGFFKRTIRKDLIYTCRDNKDCLIDKRQRNRCQYCRYQKCLAMGMKREAVQEERQRSRERSETEAESTSSGSEDMPVERILEAELAVEPKTEAYSDMGTESSTNDPVTNICHAADKQLFTLVEWAKRIPHFSDLTLEDQVILLRAGWNELLIASFSHRSVSVQDGILLATGLHVHRSSAHSAGVGSIFDRVLTELVSKMKDMQMDKSELGCLRAIVLFNPDAKGLSSPSEVESLREKVYATLEAYTKQKYPEQPGRFAKLLLRLPALRSIGLKCLEHLFFFKLIGDTPIDTFLMEMLETPLQVT
- the RXRG gene encoding retinoic acid receptor RXR-gamma isoform X3, yielding MYGNYPHFIKFPAGFGNSPVHASSPSVSLSSGSPVVEGPPSFLEPPGSAARALPAPMSALGSPYRVIASSLGSHPVALSSAPGVNFVAHASPQLNVLNNVSSSEDVKPLPGLPGMGNMNYPSTSPGSLAKHICAICGDRSSGKHYGVYSCEGCKGFFKRTIRKDLIYTCRDNKDCLIDKRQRNRCQYCRYQKCLAMGMKREAVQEERQRSRERSETEAESTSSGSEDMPVERILEAELAVEPKTEAYSDMGTESSTNDPVTNICHAADKQLFTLVEWAKRIPHFSDLTLEDQVILLRAGWNELLIASFSHRSVSVQDGILLATGLHVHRSSAHSAGVGSIFDRVLTELVSKMKDMQMDKSELGCLRAIVLFNPDAKGLSSPSEVESLREKVYATLEAYTKQKYPEQPGRFAKLLLRLPALRSIGLKCLEHLFFFKLIGDTPIDTFLMEMLETPLQVT